The following coding sequences are from one Musa acuminata AAA Group cultivar baxijiao chromosome BXJ2-4, Cavendish_Baxijiao_AAA, whole genome shotgun sequence window:
- the LOC135611279 gene encoding fasciclin-like arabinogalactan protein 17, whose translation MARASLGGATALLFLLVSVAVSSVKTKSDASTATLATASSSGQINSNSVLVALLDSHHTELAELVEKALLLPSLEAAVGRHNLTIFAPRNEALERDLDPEFKRFLLEPGNLRSLQTLLLYHVVPARIPSEAWPQSRHPTLAGDYIHLSSSGEGSSGGGKTVGLAAVVQPDAVVRPDGVIHGIERLLVPRSVQEDFNRRRSLAAISAVLPTGAPEVDPRTHRLKKPAPSVPAGAPPVLPIYDAMAPGPSLAPAPAPGPGSGKHWFDGESQVKDFIQTLLLYGGYNEFADILVNLTSMATEMGRLVSEGYVLTVLAPNDDAMARLTTDQLSEPGAPETIMYYHLIPEYQTEESMYNAVRRFGKVRYDTLRVPHKVVAREADGSVKFGAGEGSAYLFDPDIYTDGRISVQGIDAVLFPPDEDAPPASPLSPAARKAELAQVKAKTKLKAKLRRGKLLEIGCSLLGVLGQSSHFATCQ comes from the coding sequence ATGGCTCGTGCCTCCCTCGGCGGGGCTACCGCGCTCCTTTTCCTCCTTGTCTCGGTAGCGGTATCCTCGGTAAAGACGAAATCTGACGCCTCCACGGCCACATTGGCCACCGCATCATCGAGCGGGCAGATCAACTCCAACTCGGTGCTTGTCGCCCTACTCGACTCGCACCACACGGAGCTGGCGGAGCTGGTGGAGAAGGCGCTTCTGCTCCCCTCCCTGGAGGCCGCCGTCGGCCGCCACAACCTCACCATCTTCGCCCCTCGCAATGAGGCTCTCGAGCGAGACCTCGACCCCGAGTTCAAGCGCTTCCTCCTGGAGCCCGGCAACCTCCGCTCCCTGCAGACCCTGCTCCTCTACCACGTTGTCCCTGCGCGCATCCCCTCCGAGGCTTGGCCCCAGTCCCGCCACCCCACCCTCGCTGGTGATTATATCCACCTCTCCTCCTCGGGGGAAGGATCTTCCGGTGGGGGCAAGACGGTCGGCCTCGCGGCCGTGGTGCAGCCGGACGCGGTGGTCCGCCCGGACGGCGTGATCCACGGCATCGAGCGCCTTCTCGTGCCACGGTCCGTGCAGGAGGATTTCAACCGCCGGCGCAGTCTCGCCGCCATCTCCGCCGTGCTCCCCACCGGCGCCCCCGAGGTGGACCCCCGCACCCATCGCCTCAAGAAGCCGGCGCCGTCCGTCCCGGCCGGCGCTCCTCCCGTGCTCCCGATCTACGACGCCATGGCCCCAGGCCCGTCGCTGGCGCCCGCGCCCGCCCCCGGCCCGGGCTCCGGCAAGCACTGGTTCGACGGGGAGAGCCAGGTGAAGGACTTCATCCAGACCCTGCTCCTCTACGGCGGTTACAACGAGTTCGCCGACATCCTGGTGAACCTGACGTCGATGGCGACAGAGATGGGGCGGTTGGTGTCGGAAGGCTACGTGCTCACCGTCCTGGCCCCCAACGACGACGCCATGGCGCGGCTGACGACGGACCAGCTCAGCGAGCCCGGGGCACCGGAGACCATCATGTACTACCACCTCATCCCCGAGTACCAGACGGAGGAGAGCATGTACAACGCGGTCCGCCGGTTCGGGAAGGTGCGCTACGACACCCTGCGGGTGCCGCACAAGGTGGTCGCGAGGGAGGCCGACGGCTCCGTCAAGTTTGGCGCCGGCGAGGGCTCCGCCTACCTGTTCGACCCCGACATCTACACCGACGGCCGCATCTCCGTGCAGGGCATCGACGCCGTCCTCTTCCCTCCCGACGAGGACGCCCCTCCCGCCTCCCCGCTCTCCCCCGCCGCCCGCAAGGCCGAGCTCGCCCAGGTCAAGGCCAAGACCAAGCTCAAAGCCAAGCTCCGAAgag